A window of Mytilus edulis chromosome 10, xbMytEdul2.2, whole genome shotgun sequence contains these coding sequences:
- the LOC139492937 gene encoding uncharacterized protein, whose protein sequence is MFYNEVIAKKRGRRTAAINLSIQVALNHIAISTTGLQKLFLGSNIPAPSTSSMQHSANAVSEIIEEYNQKDLVQKRKLIKEINILRGDNPNIINIQADGMYNNPIYSGMGKTPFQPATQCTYNMLENNTYKHSIVSTRQVSKLCSNKSEHKTKTKVKSHKGHCSANIEMHDSIGSEERWAKDCLLDLKNDGLEVQEITTDPDSSAFRAAESLFKAGTTNTQPIHFLDTRHVSANHRNFIKKMSGLKEIMPARLVSEKDKMLKRFALDMVARCQAEYNAAFDKFNMDSVRVKVHLSYVCHAIVSCYLGDHNGCTKYSLVCSNRNSLKTWTEKSAYLKITLN, encoded by the coding sequence ATGTTCTACAATGAGGTGATCGCTAAGAAACGTGGTCGTCGAACAGCAGCTATTAATCTATCCATACAAGTCGCACTTAATCACATAGCTATCAGCACAACTGGTCTACAGAAATTATTTCTTGGTTCTAATATACCAGCTCCTTCCACTTCAAGTATGCAACACAGTGCTAATGCTGTTTCTGAAATTATAGAAGAGTACAATCAAAAGGATTTGgttcagaaaagaaaattaattaaggaaataaacatattaagaGGTGATAATCCTAATATTATTAACATCCAGGCCGACGGAATGTATAATAACCCTATTTATTCTGGAATGGGTAAAACACCATTTCAACCAGCTACCCAATGTACATATAACATGTtagaaaataatacttataagCACAGTATTGTAAGCACAAGACAAGTGTCTAAGCTTTGCTCAAATAAGagtgaacataaaacaaaaacaaaagttaaatctcACAAAGGTCACTGTTCCGCAAACATTGAAATGCATGACAGCATAGGCAGTGAGGAGCGATGGGCTAAAGACTGCTTGTTAGACCTGAAAAATGATGGTCTGGAAGTTCAAGAAATTACCACTGACCCTGACAGCAGTGCATTTAGAGCTGCAGAGTCTCTTTTTAAAGCTGGTACAACCAATACCCAGCCAATTCATTTTCTAGATACAAGACATGTGTCCGCAAATCatagaaattttattaaaaaaatgtcaggtcTGAAGGAAATAATGCCGGCACGATTAGTTTCAGAGAAAGATAAAATGCTAAAAAGGTTTGCATTAGATATGGTAGCACGTTGTCAGGCAGAGTACAATGCTGCCTTTGATAAATTCAATATGGACTCTGTACGGGTAAAAGTTCACCTATCATATGTATGTCATGCTATAGTTTCTTGCTATCTTGGTGATCATAACGGGTGTACAAAATATTCCCTTGTTTGTTCAAATAGGAACAGTTTGAAGACATGGACTGAAAAATCAGCTTATctgaaaataactttaaattaa
- the LOC139492938 gene encoding serine-rich adhesin for platelets-like translates to MAKRKIKSTFLIDSDFWVVVKFIDDGLLSLLRLQEIENLERTEDGVEASLDEGGKCMAPYQGEWYEAKIIRKSEDKEDCLRTKKVFSEKAKADKKNKTETEGKKKNAKADKKNKTEKTEGKQKTEKKKKEVTKKIEKKNKVEEVDETKKKKKDMLQEKKEKEISRKQTLHSAEDYILNNLICSSTSTNINSFQPPYFTMPPFNYIPPPISSSSNSIALTSSLGSAPFNSMSRSYPLTSSLGSAPFNSMSHSIPLTSSLGSAPFNSVSRSIPLTSSLGSAPFNSMSCSIPLTSSLGSAPFNSLSHSIPLTSSLGSAPFNSLYNSIPLTSSLGSEPFNSLSNSIPLTSSLGSAPFNSLSHSVPITSSLGSAPFNSLSNSIPITSSFGSAPFNSLSNSIPITSSFGSAPFNSLSNSIPITSSFGSAPFNSLSNSIPITSSFGSAPFNSLSDSIPITSSFSSAPFNSLSHSIPTAVSSAISLNNFSATPFSPISLDRSTFRLGSCDMPPSSFCSTPIPPRCLFPSNSSCTTSPYTSLLTDSHLSSLDTCSAYQVPSSTPLNSSSLQQNRPSKTWTISKPVDSLTHSPHTDLSTTSSILSNSFSVLNTEIQVNDTSSFSCKSCLVHENQIQSLKTALSQAREDSCRLHQRIRELEAMQNNNALVSSTDEQTDEVIDHYTPLRGVKVDYSNYVIISSEDNLPNGYERITDCSDVAVPRKWLIQILGVCKGKSSSYCVKKFIDGFFEPEEFIHLSASKAVATMPVMKAIRLYAINKLRMRDAEFMSALNSKIGRSVKMERRIVKSLNI, encoded by the exons ATGGCCAAGAGGAAgataaaatcaacatttttaatagATTCAG atttttgggTTGTTGTGAAATTTATTGATGATGGGTTATTAAGCCTGTTGCGGCTCCAAGAGATAGAAAATTTAGAGAGGACAGAAGATGGGGTCGAAGCCAGTCTAGATGAAGGGGGAAAATGTATGGCACCTTACCAAGGGGAATGGTATGAGGCCAAGATTATAAGGAAGTCTG aaGATAAAGAAGATTGTCTGAGGACAAAGAAAGTGTTCTCAGAAAAGG ctaAAGCTGACAAGAAGAATAAAACAGAAACAGAAGGGAAAAAGAAAAATG ctAAAGCTGACAAGAAGAACAAAACAGAGAAAACAGAAGGGAAACAGAAAACTG aaaagaaaaaaaaagaagtaacaaaaaaaattgaaaagaagaaCAAAGTAGAAGAAGTAGatgaaacaaagaaaaagaaaaaag acaTGCTACAAGAGAAGAAAGAGAAGGAAATATCAAGGAAACAGACATTGCACTCAGCAGAGGATTACATATTAAACAATTTAATATGTTCTAGTACTAGTACCAACATTAATTCCTTCCAACCCCCTTACTTTACTATGCCACCTTTCAACTACATCCCCCCACCTATTAGCTCTTCTTCTAATTCTATTGCTCTCACCAGTTCCCTTGGTTCAGCACCTTTTAACTCTATGTCCCGTTCTTACCCTCTCACTAGTTCCCTTGGTTCAGCACCTTTTAACTCTATGTCCCATTCTATTCCTCTCACTAGTTCTCTTGGTTCAGCACCTTTTAACTCTGTGTCTCGTTCTATTCCTCTCACTAGTTCCCTTGGTTCAGCACCTTTCAACTCTATGTCTTGTTCTATTCCTCTAACTAGTTCCCTTGGTTCAGCACCTTTCAACTCTCTGTCTCATTCTATTCCTCTAACTAGTTCCCTTGGTTCAGCACCTTTCAACTCTCTGTATAATTCTATTCCTCTAACTAGTTCCCTTGGTTCAGAACCTTTCAACTCTCTGTCTAATTCTATTCCTCTCACTAGTTCCCTTGGTTCAGCACCTTTTAACTCTCTGTCCCATTCTGTTCCTATCACCAGTTCCCTTGGTTCAGCACCTTTCAACTCTCTGTCTAATTCTATACCTATCACCAGTTCCTTTGGTTCAGCACCTTTCAACTCTCTGTCTAATTCTATACCTATCACCAGTTCCTTTGGTTCAGCACCTTTCAACTCTCTGTCTAATTCTATACCTATCACCAGTTCCTTTGGTTCAGCACCTTTCAACTCTCTGTCTAATTCTATACCTATCACCAGTTCCTTTGGTTCAGCACCTTTCAACTCTCTGTCTGATTCTATTCCTATCACCAGTTCCTTTAGTTCAGCACCTTTCAACTCACTATCTCATTCTATTCCTACGGCAGTTTCTAGTGCAATTTCTCTGAACAATTTTTCAGCCACACCTTTCAGCCCAATTTCTTTAGATCGTTCTACTTTTAGACTTGGTTCTTGTGATATGCCCCCTTCCAGCTTTTGTTCAACTCCTATCCCTCCTCGCTGTTTATTTCCTTCAAATTCAAGCTGTACTACCTCACCTTACACATCACTTCTAACAGATTCACATCTTTCATCCTTAGATACTTGTTCTGCTTACCAGGTGCCATCTTCAACTCCACTTAACTCTTCTTCCCTTCAACAAAATAGGCCTTCAAAAACATGGACCATCTCAAAACCTGTAGACTCTCTGACTCACTCACCACATACTGATCTGTCCACAACTTCTTCCATACTTTCTAACTCTTTTTCTGTTCTCAATACGGAAATACAGGTAAATGACACCTCTTCATTTTCTTGTAAATCTTGTCTTGTGCATGAAAATCAAATACAGAGCCTAAAAACAGCCTTGTCACAGGCAAGAGAGGACTCCTGCAGACTCCATCAAAGAATCAGAGAGTTGGAGGCAATGCAGAATAATAATG CCTTGGTTTCATCaacagatgaacagacagacgAAGTCATTGATCACTATACCCCACTTCGGGGTGTAAAAGTTGATTATTCAAATTAT GTTATAATTTCATCAGAGGACAATTTACCAAATGGTTACGAGCGCATCACAGATTGTAGTGATGTGGCAGTGCCCCGCAAATGGCTTATTCAAATCCTTGGAGTTTGTAAGGGGAAATCAAGTTCCTACTGTGTTAAAAAGTTCATTGATGGTTTTTTTGAGCCTGAAGAATTTATTCATTTATCAGCATCCAAGGCAGTTGCCACAATGCCAGTAATGAAAGCCATTAGAT TATATGCTATAAACAAACTGAGGATGAGGGATGCGGAATTCATGAGTGCTTTAAATTCCAAAATAGGAAGATCAGTTAAAATGGAGAGAAGAATAGTGaaatcattgaacatttaa